In Plasmodium vivax chromosome 14, whole genome shotgun sequence, the genomic window GCTAATAGCTATGCTGGAGGAAAGCAATCAGACGTGCATTTTTGTCGAATTTAATAACTGCTTTAATGCTAGCATCGAATTAATATCGctgagaaaaacaaaacatgcatatattaaTTGTTACATAATACCAATGGAGTTACTTGAGAAggcaaaaatttatttcaaaaaaaatttggaagatATAAATTCTCTATATAGAGAAAATAAGCAGTTAATTATcacgaaaaataaatatgcccCTTACAACGTTTTACCGAAACAGATCCCCTACGTTTCGGTCAATTTTTCGCTGGTGGAGACGTACATACAAGTgattgaaaataattatgattacataaatatgtgtaaatgtatttttacgGATCTTTTTAAGAAggataaattttataaatgttttcaaAACTTTCAGCAGTATGTGAACGCAGTGGAGAATTTTAAATCCGCCTATGGAAAGTACGATTGGACGGCCTACATGAATTGAGGAGGTGACGCGCACGGGgggtgtatatatgtatgtatatatatatatgtttatatatatatttttttttttttttcccgagaCGCGTTACAGCGTGAAAACCTTTTTGCGttataacaaattaattGTAAAGAAATGGGCGAGCCGCTCAACCCTTTACTACAAAAcggggggaaacaaattgTTAGTCGCTTGAGTTACATGCCGCAGCGCATTGTGTGATGCGGGATGCGGGATGCGGGATGCGGGATGCGGGATGCGGGATGCGGGATGCGGGATGCGGGATGCACATAATAGCTAGCGGTTGGAAATTAGCCCACGGGGGCGCATATACACACAACATggaatgacaaaaaaaaaaaaaaaaaggtaaacgGGTGATGTGCAATGGGAAAAGTTTTAAACCTGGCGCGCCATAAGGAAAGCCTTAAAGTTGGACGCTCCATGACGGAAGCTACACCTACAAGTAGCCATCCTCGTATATAACCCTATATTGGTCTATTTCtttccgcttctccttttcgctgAGCGAATTATGAATAAACTCATCTTCAACGCTCTTCACCTCCTCATGCGTGTTGCATAATTTGTACATGTCGAGCAACTCTCCATTCAGATTTACAAAACTTGAGCTCCATTTATAAATGTTGAGAATATCGGTACATTGTTTGTTGTAGCCACAGACATATAAGCAGAATGCCAACGATTCCAAGCAGGAGAGCTTGTATGGCTTTCCATAATTAATACTATTAACTGCAATGATGTAGGGCAATTTCCTCTGGTTTGCGAATTTGGCCTTTTTCAATAAGTCTAGCGATTTCCAAGAACAGTCAATTACGGACAGGCCAAAATTCTCCACAGTGGCTTTATCATTTATGGAGAAGAATTTCTCGCAGAATGGCGTTAACACAATTCCTTTAAACTTCTTATTGATGggtgccttttttatttttttaaatcgatATAACTTCTTACAGGAGCACTTTTGATTTTGGCACTCGTTGTAATCAAACATGAACAGCTTTACttcgccgcccccccctggaggcAGCGTGGTGTCCGCCCCGTCCGTGCAGTCAGCGCGTTCCTCATCAGGTGCGGCTTCACCATCACGTACGGCTTCACCATCGCACTCGTCTTCTTCGTCAACGCTCCCGTCTCTCACGTCATACTCCCCGCCGATTTCCCCATCTTCCGCGGGAAACCCAGCTTTGTCCTTCCTTCCCACCTGCCCATTCTTCTCcacgtggaaaaaattactgTGCGTTTCTCCATCCAGACCGTCCCCTGCTGCATTGATACTTGTCGTACCGTCCGCCCCTACAGCCGGCTGTTTATTCCTTACGTTCTGTTTATTCCTCTCATTAATCAGTTTTACCAAATTGTGAACTgagtattttttcctttccatcTGGgagttcttcattttgtttaaaacggaaaaaaagaaaaaaaaaatgcgcagcTTTATATTTAGCTATACGTCacgcttttttccccatgtagcaggaaaaaaaaaaaaaaaaaaaacttacatGTTCTATGTAGCATTTTAGCACAAATGTCGTCTCCCCTGTAGCTTAAATCCCcgtggcaattttttcttccgtgCGATCATAATGGAACAACGGCAAATCTTTTTCTCACTCGTTCATGcttcatccattttgtgcctGCCGGTGGAACAATTTATGGCAGAGCagaattaagaaaaaatcaaaGGGATGCGGCGCAGCCGGGAGACTCATTTTTCGCCAGTTCAATTCGGTTCATTTCAGGTCAGTTCATTTCAGCCGGTTTCGTTCGCTTCACTGCTCCCTTCGCCGCGTTCCCCTCGCGCCATCCCTGTGGGAGTCCTCACACAATCGAAAGAATCCATTGTCACAAAATGCTTGAATGAtcggaaaaaaattccccaaCAGAAAAGCGCATTTTCCCGCTTTGCCATCACTGCTTCACGTGTATGTATGCTCGTaagcatatgcatacatatatgcaaatgAAGTAGCTTCTTCACTATTTTACACCTATCGCGAACTTACATTTGTTTTATGTAAGtggaaaggggaaataattcGAGGGGTTcacttaattattttatttttttttttccggaACGGAAATGGAATAATTGTGTAGAGAGAGAACTATgcctctatttttttttctccatttgaCTCCCTCAAAATTGTTGAATTAAAATGAGGAATGAAAGCagcgaagaaggagaaggagaaatgGAAACgaacgggggagaaaacgaGTTAGCCAAAATTCACACGTTCCTATCGCATTATCGAAATGGGAATTAACAACGGCCCTCTTTTTTACGACCCCATTCGTTCTCTCATTCTTCTTCTCCGTCTCCctcgtcttttttttcttatttttttttttttttttctgcaactTGCGCCAAAGAATGACAACCCCGCttgctaaaaaaatgatagcaAATTTTATCCTGTTCGTAATCCTGACTATAAAAACATACACCTGTTTtcatgtaaattataaaattttatcaagCCGGAACGACAAGCAGAATTATGTGAAAACAATTTCGTCCGTGAATTATTTGTATAGCAAAAGTTCACTTAACAAATGGTTCCCCTATAAATGTCTGCAAAATAACCAACCaaggaaatgcaaaaataaactcttgtctttcttttcaaattattttaccAATGAGCAGGACAGATATACTCTAAGTTAGCATTTGAgcggcgaaaagggaaaaaaaaaaaaaaaaaaaaaaagcaaagcaaagcaaagatGCCATTTCGCGCAAAAATTCGTATGCGGTGTGCCTATTTGGTGTATTATcaacatatgtatatatttatacatatgtgtacaccACTGGGCTCCCACTTTtggttccccttttcaaaGCTGGACATGTGTTGCACCGCGAGAGTGAGAGAAGCTCAGTGAAATGCGCGTCTGGccagagggaaaaaaaaaaaagaaaaaa contains:
- a CDS encoding hypothetical protein, conserved (encoded by transcript PVX_123665A); this encodes MKNSQMERKKYSVHNLVKLINERNKQNVRNKQPAVGADGTTSINAAGDGLDGETHSNFFHVEKNGQVGRKDKAGFPAEDGEIGGEYDVRDGSVDEEDECDGEAVRDGEAAPDEERADCTDGADTTLPPGGGGEVKLFMFDYNECQNQKCSCKKLYRFKKIKKAPINKKFKGIVLTPFCEKFFSINDKATVENFGLSVIDCSWKSLDLLKKAKFANQRKLPYIIAVNSINYGKPYKLSCLESLAFCLYVCGYNKQCTDILNIYKWSSSFVNLNGELLDMYKLCNTHEEVKSVEDEFIHNSLSEKEKRKEIDQYRVIYEDGYL